GCCACAGACTAAAGCAGGTATCTCTCTGGAAATGTTGTGCTACTTTAGTTAGTTGTCCTGGAGCTAAATTCCACAGAGTTTACTCTTAGGATCACCATCTCAGGCCTATATAcgagggttgccttagggttgccacaagtcagaaattatttgaaggcacacagcctgGTCCTGGCTTTTACAGACTCATCCACACACTCCTTACATATTCACGAAAGATCCGGTATTACCAATAGGACAGCCACACTTTGCTAGCTTCCTACTTTCTATTGCATCTAGTTTCAAAGAGCACTGTGACGTGAAAGCTTTCGCCTCCTGAAATCCCATTCCTCCAATTCTATGAGCCTACAATTTTGTCTGCTTTTGATCCACTCTCTGAAGGTTGGTACTTCTCTCACAGACAGAGTTCTGAGGAGTAACGTTTCAGGTCCATGTTGGAAATGATCCTAATCCCACTGTTGCTTCTTCTGTCTCCCTAGCATCTGGTATACTGCCATTAAACATGGATGTTTCAGTTTGCTACCATGGACTGATTGCAAAGACCTGCTTGGTTCTGCTGATTAACCACAGAAGGAACACCTTCACAGAGTTTGCTTTCTCCCTCCGTGTAAGAAaaagtgtaaatctacagcgctatataaataaaacataataataataagtgtctGAGCATTGCATATTCTGCTCCAATTGCTATGCAATcgcagaatacagttggccctctgcatttgcggcttttgcagctttgattatttgcagtcttgattaatatgtcctctctaggaatctctaggtcctccagcgcaactctgccagaccataagtcgaccatagagttgtgccagagaacctagacgttcctacagagaacacttcgctaggcctttgtaggtcctccaacgtAATTCTAGGATCACTTTCTatcagatattgaccacagagttgctcagAGATTCtcagagaggtgttctttcaggtaaaagaATAACATACTTTCATTTCAGGTTTTTCCACACTCACAggggtctttcacccctaaccccagcgaacgcggagggaccactgtaaaagGAAAACACCATTCTGACCTCTGTCATTGGGGAGGCAGATCAAGAGCTATAGggttttttgggtgggtttttcaggctagatCAAGATCTATTTGAGGTTGCATTTCTTGCTTCCCACAAGGAACACcatagcacaggggtaggcaacctttttgagccgggggctgggttgctgtccctcagacaactggggggcccagggacgtagctaggattttaggaaggggggggggNNNNNNNNNNNNNNNNNNNNNNNNNNNNNNNNNNNNNNNNNNNNNNNNNNNNNNNNNNNNNNNNNNNNNNNNNNNNNNNNNNNNNNNNNNNNNNNNNNNNGGCTACATccggggccgaactcaaaatggcgcccggagcagcgcggaagctgcggcaggggtggcaatcggcggcaggaccgggctggggccggtcccaaggccttgccgggccggatccggcccatgggctgtaggttgctgacccctgccaTAGCACTTCCTCAACTATCTAAAGAAGGAGCAGATGGAAGACATGTGCTTCATTTCCCCTCATGGAAATAAGTTTTGGATCCAACTGTTACCTTAATACTGTAAAACACAAAGGCTCAGGCCTCATCCATCAGCCAAAGAACTAAGGGCTGATGGTTTGCTTGCACATACAGCTTGGaacacctccttctccttctgcttctccttcttcttctacaTCTTGCATTACAATTGCCAGAATCACCCAGCTAGCACTACCAATGGGCCAGATGTCACTGGGGTTTGTGTGCGCACACATATGAgaaaagctttgaaaagttattttgggacaATACCTTCCAGGCCAGCAGCCATTGTAACTTTGCAATCTCTCTCCTTGAATagggttatttttattattaatattaatatttatctGTTTTCCTTGACCAACGTCTTGAGAATCCTTTGACGGGTCAAtcaaaaataaatagaatagacTTTTTTGCCATTGGTTTGCCTAGCTGTCTTCTAAATACATGGGGTAAGGGCCAAGAACTGCAAGAGTTCAGTGATATTCCTATGCACACATTTACATACAAGCGGAGGTCTCTGACCTTTCCAAAGTACTTTAATTGACCACCTTTTCAGTTACCAAGCTTTGTCACATCTCAAGGCGCCACACAAAAGATGCCTGCATTGTTTGTCGTCTTCAAAACCCACCGTCAAACACCTCTTACAAGATTCAACGACATTTTCCGCCCTCACGTTTGATCTAGCTAATCTAGAGAGGCAAGATTCCTTCCCAAGATCGACAGTTGCGAGGTCGATTTGGCCTGTCTCAAAGTTAATTTCCAATATAGTCActggtgaaagagagagagaacctagACCAAGATGCCTttagttttcaaaaactgaacCAATGGGATAGCAAGGGAAGGACAAACCAGATGAGAGGGGATTGCACATAAATGTTCAATACAGTTAGACGCATTGAGACACCTATTTTGAATTCACAGGAGATCAGAAATGGAGGGGTAAAGCCACTGTCCAAATAACCAGCCTGTCTGAATGAAGGGTGAAGGTATCCAGACCAATGTACACAAACAAGAATGAAATCTCCACTGAAAAAGTCTAACCTTGATAGTGCAATAGAAACACAAGTGCCAACGGGACTGAAACAAAGCATGCTTGCAATTCAAAAACCAAAGGAAGACCTTTGGAAAATCAACCTGGGAGGGGAGCAGTGGGGAGATTCGAAAATGATGGCATGATGCCCTAGAAAACTAGCTTGTGGGGGAaaggcacacatatacatatacacacacaagagagagagtgtgtatgtttgtattgCATGCCAACTTCATGCTGGTGGGGGGACTGAATCAATGCTACCTTCCAAAATATTTTCCAACATCCCCCTCCTCAACCCTTCCAGAGGCTTCCTCTAGCAGTGCGCTATCTGTGGCATCCACAGAGTGGTCCATGCAAAATGCAGGAAGGCCCTATTTCCATCCAAAGAGGGAGACAGAGATTGCAGGTGGGGCACCAAGAAGTGAAGTTGGGTCCCTGTCCTCCATCTCTCCCTGAGTCCTCCCTGCTTAGTCCTTAGGAGACCCAGgggtggttaaatgccggtcctgcagccacaaggttatgagttcaatcccaggaggctccaaggttgacttccatcctttcacaggtcGGTCAAATGAGTATCCATCTCGaagggagcaattggcttacagattgtaaaccgctttgagaGTGCCAAGTTCTCTATGAAAAGGTATAAAAAGGTACATGCTGTTGGTATTAGAAGAGGCATGCCTTTCTGTGCGGCATCAAAGAAGGAAGGGATGCCTCTCTTCAGGAGGAATCAGGGTCCATTGGAGTCGGAGGTGAATGATATGATCCAAAAAACAGGATGGGCAAAGCAGATGATGGAGCAGACAGTCAAGGCATCAGAAGGCCAAAACTAGGTGGTACAGCCAAACACGGTTGAGTGGTCAAATTCCAGTGCAGGTGGTTAAATGTTggttgcagccacaacattgcaAGTTCGATCCCAGATTGAGTCGGCCTCCCATCCTTTTGTTGGTTGGCCAAaggagcacccagcttgttgggggcgacTGGCTTATAGAGTTGTCTGTGGGTTTTTCCAGGCTGTGCGTCaccacgttctggaagaatttattcctggttcacagactgtaaaccacttaaagtggtgagttcactgataagcggtatagaaatgtacacgCTGTATGTATAGCCAGCTGTCTGATTCTTCACCAATGAAGAGGGCTCAGATCATGTAATGGAGAATGAAAGAAGACTCATCCCACGCCTGGCATCTCTGAAAGGCCAGATGAGCTGTCCAAGGTACCAATGGGAGGAAGGACCAACCAAAAACCtcctggaggaggaaggagaggggaggcaACCAGAATCCTCCCCCCAAAATATCCAACACCAAGGCCCCTCCGAAGGAATCGTACACACATGTTATGTGCATAGAATTTTATCCATAGAGCAGCGGTGAAaggccagtcctgcagccacaatgttgtgagtttcaTCCTAGAGAAGGTCTCCAAGGTCCAGctggccttccatcctttcgtaggtcagtaaaatgagcacattgtaaactgcttagggagtgccgAGTTCAAGCggtgcagaaatgtacttgctattgctatccctgGCATCTCTGAAGGGTCAGGTGAGTTGTCCAAGGTACCACTGGGGAGAACTATCTGGGAGAAGGACAACCTGAAGCCCAACCAAAGTGTGGTCTGAAGGGACAAAAACCTCCTGGaggataaaaaggaggaaggggagcagaatcccaacaacaacaacaactgcggGGTCTTGTGAGCCTCTCTGAATGAATCACACATGCATAGCAATAGCACACATAGATACAACACCCATCCTTCCTcgtgctgcctcctcctcctcctccaactctcCATTCCCAAGAGCTGGAGATGGCAAGAGCGAGAGATCCCCCCACAACTCCCCATCAGCATCCCAACCGCAGGCCTTCATGTATCAAAGGGATGTACTGAAACAAATGATAGTACTGGCCCAGAGGGAAACCACACTTGCCCACAGTGAAACACTGGGAAATGGTTGTCCGTATGTCCCTATATTTACCTATGCGCAtgtattctccaatgtttccttatgggcaagtatggttccCCTATGGGGGCAAGTCTGCTTTCCATATGGGCGAGAATTCCCCAATGTTTTCCTACAGGCAAGTATGTTTTCTCTATGGCCATGTATGGTTTGTCTATGggtaagtattccccaatgtttccctatggccatGTATGGTTTCCCTATTGCCAGGaatggcttccctatgggcaagtatgctttccctatgggcaagaattccccaatgtttccttatggccttgtatggtttctctatgggcaataattccccaatgtttccctatgggcaactatgcTTTCCCTATTGGCCAGGAATGGCTTCCCTCTGGGCAAGTATTTTCCAACGTTCGCCTATGGCCGAGTCTGCTTTCCCTATGGCCGAGTATGCTTTTCCTATTGTCAAATACGCTTTCCCTATGGCTGAGCCTGCTTTCCCTATGGAccattatcacacacacacacccatgtttctctatgggcaaatatggtTTCTGTAtgagcaagtattcccctatgtttccctatggctgAGTCTGCTTTCCCTATAGTGAAGTCTAGTATCCCTATGGCCAAGGATGCTTTCTCTATGGGGGCAAGCTTGCTTTCTCTGTGGGCCAGTCTTCCCCTGTGTCTTCCTGTGGTCCAGTCCTGTCATTTGCCCCAGTGGATGCAAAGCAGCCTCCAGAGCCATGAGATAtttggggggaagaggaaggcCTGCCAGGCCTGCCTTGGGATCACAGGGAAGAGGGTCTGGGCTGGCAGTGGTGGccaacctatggcacgcgtgccagaagtggcactcagagccttctctgtgggcacgcgtgccagaggtggcactcagagccttctctgtgggcatgcgtgccagaggtggcactcggatccttctctgtgggcacgcatgccagaggtggcactcggaGCCTTCTGTGTGGGCACGCATGCTGTCGcccagcacagtttgccagagttcatccctagaaagccagagggatgtggcactttgcaataaataagtagggTTTGGGTTGCAGTCTGGGCACTCGGTCTGCAAAAGGTTCGCCGTCACTGGCCCCCCAGGAGCTGAGGCTGGGGCTCCTTCTTTCCTTGCTTACCTCGAGAGCTTCGAAGGAGACGAAGCTGGCCATGGCAAATCCGTCAATGATGTCCTCTTCAGGGGAGGATGACTGCCTGCGCTTCCTCCTCGGGGGCCGGGGCCGAGGGGCCAGGGGCCGAGGAGGAGGGCCCAGGAGGGGCCCAGGAGGGTCGGGCTCCGatccagaggaagaagaagaagagcaggaggaggaggaagaagagaagagcgATGGCGGGCGGCGGCGACGGCGATGGCGGCGGTGGCCTAGGGGCCTAGGGCTGCGAGGAGGAAGGGGGGcctctgctgctcctgctcctccgtCCTCCGCCTGGAAGCCCCCCTTGCAGCCCtcgaggcggcggcggcggtggcggcggtggtCACGCTGGGAACGGGAACGGCGCTTCTGGCGGAAACCCCCCGAACAGAGCAGGGAAGAAGGATCCATGGCCCAAGACACAGCGCCCTcggaaggagaagaaggatggagggatgaatgaagggagggaggaaaggaaagagaatgaaGGATGTATAGaaggaatggaaagaaggaagaaaagaagggagggagggaagaagggaaggagatggaaagaaggaaggggggaagaagaaaggaaggaggatggaaagaatgaaggaaggggaagaagaaaggaaggggaacgGGGgctaggaagggagggaagaatggatggatgatggtagaaggaaagaaaggaaggatggatggaaaaaggaagaaaaggagagggggaggaaagaaggaaaatgaatagaaggaaggaagggaaagggagtggaagggaaagaaggaagaaaaagaacgaagagacagggagggaagaagaaaggaggagggggaggggagggagataaTGGATGAATGGAAGGAAGTGGAATGATAAAAAAGACGGAGggtggaaagaaaggagggagggaggatggaatGAAGAAAGGATAGGATGGATGGAAAGGAATTAAGAAAGGATAGGAtgaaggatggatggaaaggaagaaagagggagggagggagggagggagggaggaaggatggaggtaaaggatgtaaaggagggagggaagaagggctGGAAGGTGGGAGTGGGCGAAGGGAGTTCCGGGGGCGGAGAGGGCTCCCTGGGGGCGAAGCTCTGCTCCTCTCCGTTAGATCCAAAGGGCGGCGTCGGGGCTGTCCCGGGCGAAGGTGGAGAGCGGGGGACCGTGCCTTCTTGGCCTTCCGCCTCCCCCTCCTCGCCTTGCTCTGCCTCAGCGCCATCCAGGCGCCGGCCCTCAGGGACCCGCCGGGGACCCCTTCCCGGCTCCCAGGCCCGAGAAGGCGAAGGCGGAGGCAGAAGCGACACAAAGGaggctcccctccctccctcgccctcaaaatggagggaggagagaggggcaccagcagcagcacagcaccggccgcctcctccgcctcctcctcccttcaggCGAACGCCGTagacaccctcctcctcctcctcctccgtctctcGGAGGGAGCCGAGCCGCAGCTCCCCTCAGGGCCCCTCCGAAGACGACGTCACCTCAGGCGACGCCCGCCTCCCCGAGGAACAAGCCACGCCCCTCCCACGTGACCCActcactcttttcttttttcctcccgtCCCCCGCCCTCTTTTCTGCCCCCAGCGGCGTGAAAGAAAGCTCCCCACTCAGCGCGAAATAAGTACCGGGTGGGCATGCGCTGCGCCGCGCACTAGCGCTCTCGCCcgggatgaatgaatgaatgaatggagaaGGGTTcctccagggagggaggggcctgggAGGGGCgtggctggggaagaggagggactGGCAGCGCCAGCCCTGGCCACGCCCCCTCGTGTCTAGTAGCTCTGTATGTCTAGATAAGTATGCttgagacatatatatatatatatatatatataatccaaacACCATATAACACTTCTATATACATAATATGTATATGTATCCAAACGCACATATATAcacttatatatacatatatatatgtaatgtatccaaacacatatatacacttatatatacatatatatacatatacagtcaaGCACACACAAGATGTActgtaatgtatatatatataaatgtactcAAACTGTACTCAAACATATTTATATACATTCAAACAGTTATATAGACCTACATATACATGTATCATATACTATATAATATCCACACACATGCACCAaacaatatacacacatatacacactgagGCACAACATattacatgtacatatatatatatatatatgcacgcacacactcaacacacatataaaatataatacactcaaacacacatatactgtaacacataatactgtatatgtttgtgtgtggtgtgtatatatacacacacatatataatatatatacatacacacacattcaacatatatacatatatatatatacacacataatcaAACACTTAAATATACATAACATGTATACATATACTGtagtgtatatactgtatattatgtatgcacacaaacacacatatatacaaatatatatatatatatatatacacacacacatacattcaaacACATATATAGAATGAGATCATAGCAGTGTGTTGGagtgtatatactgtgtgtgtgtgtgtgtatagacaattcatatatatacaaacacacacaacacacacacacacatcatagttacatagacatatacatatagaaccatagagttggaagagacccaaagggccatccacccaactcattctgccatgcaggaactctccatcaaagcacctctgacagatgggcTAGAGACTACCTTTTTAGATCTCTTCCGATTTGGGCCTCAGTATCATGAGACGTCCGTGAAATGTCAGGTGCAGTGGAAAGCCGGAAAGATCTCGTAACGCTGGATTTCCACATTTCCATCCCTGGAAACTGAGGACGTAACTCATTGCTGGGGAAAACGGCAGGAACCTGGCCTCTGGCAAGAATAATTTGACTGCGCATGAGGATAAATGTTGAAAAGGCGTTTTGGAAAGATAAATCTGTGCGCAATGCTCAGGAGAGGCATCCAGGAGGGAAGGCAGCGGGAAAGGTGGGACCGTGGGAGGATCAAGCCGATAAATCTCAAAATGGGCATTAAAGCCTGTCTGTCATAGATCTAAGGTTGCGCCTGCACTCTGTGCACATGCCTTTGagggagtaaatcccattgattccgcTTCCGAATGCAGACATGATGCGCAAGGTCAAGGTGTAAATCTGCTTTCTGAGAGGAGAAGATGCCAAGATATCCCTCTCTTGGGagcttatcagacaagggaaattggaagtataccaatggcaatccgaacgcaacatggggtttcacgttattgcgtcaTAGACTACCACTCGCAATTTTGGCAATGGCAGCTATTTCGGGCAATGGAAgcccagttcgaacgcaattcacattcacgtaaattcgctgaactagcaaattcacgtaaatgcattctggccccactttcttttcattcgaaatcaagagaaattcctcctgtgtgataaactcctgtgtgttATCTCCCAAATCAAATTGCGCAGCACAGGATACTTGCGTCGGTGGGATTCTCGTCAGGATGTCTGGCTATATCGCGGCACGCGACAATGAGCCAGTCGTTATATCAAAGTTGGTACTGTATATCAGagtggggctaatttcagcattaaagataGATTAAAGCCCAtctaaagcatcctgcaaatgaagcggaaatggtgaGCGAtcattatcacacgcaattgcgcacaTAAAGCAATGTCGGAAACACAGGTGCCGAAAGTAAAAAAGGTGTGCGGTAATGCTTCTTTGcggccactttaatggcgggtaaTGAAAGTCGCTCAGATAAAGTCACTCAGATCCGCTCCGACTTGGATGCCACAGTGGATGCAATGTCTGTGGATGCAACCTTGGCTCCTATCAGTCCAGTGTTAATgcatacttttcaacttgtgcaacctgatgatgtggacaggatccttggaaaggtagagtaaggttctggaacatgtggtggcttcccaactccaggggtttctggatgaagcGGAtgttctagatccatttcaatctggtttcagacctggctatggaacagagacagccttggtggatgacctacgcagggaactggacagagggagtgtgtccctgttggttctcctggatctctcaggggcttttgataccattgatcatggcatccttctagaccgcctctctgggatggggcttggaggtactgttctaccgtggctccgttccttcctggaggggcgaactcagaaggtggtcctgggggactcctgttcaaccccctggccattgacctgtggggtccctcaggggtctgtgttgtcccctatgctgtttaacatatacatgaaaccgctgggagaggttgtccggagtttttaggtgcggtgtcatcaatatgcagatgacactcaactctactgctccttcccacctcaatccaaggaggctgtcctggtcctaaaccagtgcctgtcttcagtagtggactggatgagggcaaacaagtcaaaacttaatccagataagacagaggtgctcctggtcagtcggaaggcagatcggggaatagggatccagcgtgtgttagatggggtcacaatccccctgaagacacaggtttgcagtttaggggtactcttggactcagctttgaacctggaggcccaggtctctgctgtgaccaggagtgctttcgcacatttaaaacttgtgcgccaactgcgcccgttccttgagaagccagatctggccacggtggtacatgccttggttacaccccgtttggactactgtaacggactctacataggactgccttcggaaaattcaactggttcaaagagccgctgccaggctgttaacaggggcagattacagagaccatacaactcccctgttgaaacagcttcattggctgccagtttgtttccaggcacaattcaaggtcctggttattacctacaaagccctacatggctcaggtccgcactatttggcagaccgtttctcctggtatgaaccggcctGGACTCTCTAAGGAagcccttttctccatcccaacATCATTActaacacggttggtggggacacgaaagagggccttcttggtggctgcccctagactctgggaCTCTCTGCCCAGGGAATGGATCacaacggctccctccttgatggctttccgacggcaggtgaagacctacctattTACACCGGCATTGCTATAAGGACAGACTGGGATGTTcaatgttggaccagtttaaaattcttctcaatgtactttttattttaaagtactatttttatttatttatttatttttaatactgcgaagccgctctgagtcccagtcctgagaaaagagtgggatacaaacaaacaaacaaacaataactaTAACAGAGCGGtagaattcatatatatatatagccgtGTTCGTCTGTAGAATTAATAtgtaggtgctacaagatccctctacataatATGACTCTTACAGTTACTTttataatacagtgggacctgggtatctgctggggtttggttccaggaccctccgtggataacaaaatccatggatgctcaagcgccgttaaatataatggcagagcaaaatggtgtcccttatataaaatggaaaatcgaggtttgctatttggaaatgtatacttcttttgaatattttgaagccgtggatgcttgatccATattttgatccatggataaggcgGTCCGATTGTAATGTGGGGGTCCCCTTGCTAAATAATGGAGGACGGAGATCGCATGGTTGGCATGCTGCTTTGTACTGTTGCCTTGTGTTTGGAGGGATGAGAGTATAtatatctctctttttaaagtgtaCACAAGTGCACCCACACAATGGCAGTTTTATTATAATGggctgaattgttgttgttgctgtttgattTTTATCGTTGATCCTAGGCAAGAAAATGTTACTTacttggattccccccccccccaaatctggatgtcttttccttttttctttctttccccacacaAAGGAACATCTTTCAATGCTCTCGCTAAAGAATCCCAAGCACTTCTGGCAGTACAATGCACATTGCTAGGGCACTTACCGCACAAGAGATTTTGAATCCCGCTCAAGGAGGGTACTAATGTGCCTGAATCCTCCAACAAAAAGGGCATCTTGAGAACTGAAAGCACAGTCTATCCCTCTTGATCTAATGCTTACCACAAAGGCAGGGGCTTTCTGGCGTCTGTAAGCATCCTCTAAAAACACAGCCGCTCTCCTCTCCAGCCATGTTCCCTTGACATCAAGGCCTTGTTCCTATTGCCTTTTAAAttggatcgcaaatcggtttgagtCGCAGTTGACCCGAATtactgaagcgattcggagagggaGGCCATGCGTAGAGCCATTTTAACCCCCTTCTTTTCGACGCCGATTCTGAGTCatgtctggaagcgccgcccctcgcacttAACGATGGTGCTCCATAGGGTTCATCCGTCCAGCGCctaggggtccaagtagaccacagctaacaaggccaatgcgattttgggctgcatcaatagaagtctagatcaagggaagtaatagtgccactctattctgcttccaggccccacctggaatactgtgtccagttctgggcaccacaattcaaaaaggaggttgagaaactggagcgtgcccaaaggagggcgactaaaatggtgaagggtctggaaaccatgccctacgaggaaagACTCAGagacctggggatgtttagcctggagaagagaaggttaagaagtgatatgatagtcctgtttaaatatttgaaggggtgtcatattaagactggagcaagcttgttttctgctgctccagaaaacagtccatggagcaatggattcaaacgacaagaaaagagattccacctaaacattaggaggaacttcccaacagtaagagctgttcaacagtagaatattcctccttggagagtggtgaagtctccttcttatGATGGAAGTTTTGAAGCAGAGGTTGGGTGAGCAtttgtcagaggtgctttgactgagatttcctgcatggcagagggttggactagatcagtgatggtgaaccttttaggggccgagtgcccaaagtgcaacccaaaactcccttatttattgcaaagtgccatgt
This Sceloporus undulatus isolate JIND9_A2432 ecotype Alabama chromosome 11, SceUnd_v1.1, whole genome shotgun sequence DNA region includes the following protein-coding sequences:
- the LOC121916876 gene encoding autism susceptibility gene 2 protein homolog isoform X5, which encodes MDPSSLLCSGGFRQKRRSRSQRDHRRHRRRRLEGCKGGFQAEDGGAGAAEAPLPPRSPRPLGHRRHRRRRRPPSLFSSSSSSCSSSSSSGSEPDPPGPLLGPPPRPLAPRPRPPRRKRRQSSSPEEDIIDGFAMASFVSFEALEKDVPVKPVDPVESHQNPLEKKKRNMLSNGLLYHLKKNRPHRHRYGSDRENDRNLCQHLRKRKKLLKGLRQLNPSQNGCRDSDSESASGESKEFQRSSSRERLSDTSASSSLGTGYFDTF
- the LOC121916876 gene encoding autism susceptibility gene 2 protein homolog isoform X4, coding for MDPSSLLCSGGFRQKRRSRSQRDHRRHRRRRLEGCKGGFQAEDGGAGAAEAPLPPRSPRPLGHRRHRRRRRPPSLFSSSSSSCSSSSSSGSEPDPPGPLLGPPPRPLAPRPRPPRRKRRQSSSPEEDIIDGFAMASFVSFEALEKDVPVKPVDPVESHQNPLEKKKRNMLSNGLLYHLKKNRPHRHRYGSDRENDRNLCQHLRKRKKLLKGLRQLNPSQNGCRDSDSESASGESKEFQRSSSRERLSDTSASSSLGTGYFLGTISIKRKATSEGGEGRKTQN